From Mustela nigripes isolate SB6536 chromosome 13, MUSNIG.SB6536, whole genome shotgun sequence, one genomic window encodes:
- the IL25 gene encoding interleukin-25 — MNQVIVFLVMAMGTHSLNFRIRKDCAHWPSCCTGKRQDPAHEWLKGNTVLKFPREATGFTHHPESCRASEDGPLNSRSISPWRYELDRDLNRLPQDLYHARCLCPHCVSLQTGSHMDPLGNSELLYHNQTVFYRRPCPGEQGTRDGYCLEQRLYQVSLACVCVRPRVTS; from the exons ATGAACCAG GTGATCGTGTTCTTGGTCATGGCCATGGGAACCCACAGCCTCAATTTTCGCATCCGGAAGGACTGCGCCCACTGGCCCAGCTGCTGCACCGGAAAAAGGCAGGACCCTGCTCACGAGTGGCTGAAGGGGAACACTGTGCTCAAGTTCCCCCGAGAGGCCACGGGCTTCACCCACCACCCAGAATCCTGCAGGGCCAGTGAAGATGGACCTCTCAACAGCAGGTCTATCTCTCCCTGGAGATATGA GTTGGACCGGGACTTGAACCGGCTCCCCCAGGATCTGTACCACGCCCGCTGCCTGTGTCCACACTGTGTCAGCCTCCAGACGGGCTCCCACATGGACCCCCTGGGCAACTCAGAGTTGCTCTACCACAACCAGACCGTCTTCTACCGGAGGCCGTGTCCCGGCGAGCAAGGCACCCGGGATGGCTACTGCCTGGAGCAGCGGCTCTATCAGGTCTCcttggcttgtgtgtgtgtgcggccTCGAGTGACGTCCTAG
- the CMTM5 gene encoding CKLF-like MARVEL transmembrane domain-containing protein 5 has translation MCFPGLRGGGDAGTSRGTLGSWEKARLAGRGSLAAPRPTSPLLLQASPSASLLLFASPSLQVSVFPVPFLGRWQWGLCLVGPTEMLSARDRRDGLPAEGAAAGLQGFAVDKTFLSSLKGILLETELALTFVIFICFTASISAYMAAALLEFFITLAFLFLYATQYYLRFDRLNWPCLDFLRCVSAIIIFLVVSFAAVTSRDGAAIAAFVFGIILVSVFAYDAFKIYRTEMAPRTTQEDQQ, from the exons atgtgCTTCCCGGGGTTGAGGGGCGGGGGCGATGCAGGCACCAGCAGGGGCACTCTGGGCAGCTGGGAGAAGGCCCGTCTGGCTGGACGAGGCTCCTTGGCTGCCCCTCGGCCGACCTCCCCGCTTCTCTTGCAGGCTTCTCCAAGTGCCTCCCTGCTTCTgtttgcttccccatctctccagGTTTCTGTTTTCCCAGTTCCCTTCTTAGGCCGGTGGCAGTGGGGGCTGTGCCTGGTGGGCCCCACGGAGATGCTCAGTGCTCGGGATCGCCGGGATGGGCTCCCTGCGGAGGGGGCAGCTGCGGGGCTCCAGGGCTTCGCTGTGGACAagactttcctctcctctctcaaagGCATCCTGCTGGAAACCGAGCTG GCCTTGACCTTCGTCATCTTCATCTGCTTCACGGCCTCCATCTCCGCCTACATGGCTGCAGCGCTGCTGGAGTTCTTCATCACGCtcgccttcctcttcctctacgCCACCCAGTACTACCTACGCTTCGATCGGCTGAACTGGCCCTGTCTG gacTTCCTCCGCTGTGTCAGTGCCATCATCATCTTCCTGGTGGTCTCCTTTGCAGCTGTGACCTCCCGGGATGGAGCTGCCATTGCTGCTTTT GTGTTTGGCATCATCCTGGTTTCCGTCTTTGCCTACGATGCTTTCAAGATCTACCGGACCGAGATGGCTCCCAGGACCACCCAGG AGGACCAGCAGTGA